The region CGCCGTAGTTCCAACTGGTAATTCGACCGTCGAGTGACTTCCCGATAATTGCGTCGTACGACGAATCGACGATTGCCGCGAGTCGAGCACGCTGCTGCTCGAAACGGCGCGATTGGGCGATTTTACCGATCTCGACCCCAACGCGGCGTACGATTTCTAACAAAGCGTTATCTTGTTCGACACGTTCCGTGTGGAAGAACTCGAGAATGGTGACGACATCGCCGTCGGCAATCACGGGAAATCCGAATGCAGTCCGAATCGGTGTTCCCTCGTAGGAACTCATCCGGATCATTTCGAGGATTTCGGATTCGTCCATCCAAACTGGTTCGCGGCGTTTCCAGATGGTGCCTGGCAGGCCTTCGCCGTAGCGGAATTGCGTCGACTGAGTTCGCTTCATGAACTCCGAGATGTCGAGGTCCTCTTCGGTATGCCAAATGTACGAAGAGGCCAACATGAGCCCTGAATCGTATGGCATCCAGACATGGCCACATGGCCAGTCGATCTGCGTGCAAATGATGTCCAACAGCTTTTGCAGCGTTTCTCGGAAGGTTTGAGCCGTCGCGGCTTGTGAAGTTGCCTGGCTGAGCAGTTCCGCTTCGAGCAACTTCTTGCTGTGGATCTCTTCTTCCTGCCGCCATTCGGTAATATCGCGAACGAAAGCGTTGAAGTAATAGCTGCCGCTGATGGAAACGCGGCTGATAGATAACTCGACGGGAATCAGGTTGCCGTCGGCCCGTCGCGCGAGAAGTTCGATGCGCTGACCGCTTGCCTCCGTATCGGTCAAGCGGCGAATGGTGGCGATGATTTCTTCAAGGTCTTCCGTCTTGAATAGGTCGGACAAGCGTAGTCGCGAAACTTGCTCTGGCCATTGGAACGTTACGTTGGCCTGGGCATTCCAGTCGACGATGTCGCCTGCTTCGTTGATTGCCACGATTGCATCAGGGGATGCATCAAGAATAGACCTCAACCGTTCGTCCCAAAGTTTTCCGGTGGGCGTATTGGAGGACATTGAGGAGTCTTGCCTATCTCGATGCGCTTGTGATGAGGTCATCACTGACCTCGCGGGACGGCACTGGGCCGCCACTGGACTATCCGTTGACGCTTGACCTTACCATGTTCGCCCTCTTTTGAAACCACGTCTTGGAGAGGAATATGTGGTGAAAGATCTTTCCGTTGATACTTGCTAGAACAACAGAATAAGCAGAAGCACGATTACCAGGATGGTCAGCACGCCACCACTAGGAGCGTAGCCCCAATTACGGCTGTGCGGCCAAGCAGGGACTGCACCAAGAAGAATCATGATCAAAACGATCAGCAGTACGATTTCGAGGAGTCCCATGGTAGATGCCCTTTATGTCAATCTTGAAAAGTTGAATCGTTCAATGTCTCTTGCAGACGAATTATCGCAATGTGCAAGTCTCGTGCCACATTTCATTTAGGGCGTCAGAACGGTCGGGAAAGTGCGCGTTTATCGCAGGGAAACAGGGGGCGATTAATATTGGGGAGTGCTTACTGATCGTCTTGGAATCAGGTTGATTCGCATTGGTTCGATACAAGCCAATTCTTAGTGTTGGTTGTCTACAGATCCGATTTATCAGACGTCTGGCACGCCGGCTGCATTGTGGTTCTTCCACGAAGCGTCGTTAGCGAGGTCTAAACAGCCTTGAAATGCTTAACGACGTTTCGCAAATTCAACCACTAACGATAAGGAAGAAAACGATGACACATCAACGTAAAAATGGTAGCGCCCTAGCCGGTATCCTCGCAACGATCGCCGTCGTGATGCTGATCTTCGCCGGACTTGGCGTAACGATGGGTTGGGTCACCTGGAGCGACTCGCCAGATAAGAGCACGATCGAGATCGATAAGACCGAAATGAAGGCCGACACTGACAAGGCCGTCGAAGCCACGGAGAAGTTTATTAAGGATTCTGCCGAGACCGTCGAGCAGGCAACGGAAGAGGCCGCTGAAGAGGTAACGCCGGACGAAGAACCTGAAACGATTACTCCAGTTCCTGAAGAACCGGAACCAACGACGACCGAAGTGGAAACGGACAAGTCGTAACATCCAATTTGGATTTGATAACAACGAACGAGCGGGGCGTCACCGATGTGGTGGCGTCCCGTTTTTCGTTTCTTGGTCGTCGATTGAACAAGTCGAGGGCGATGCGCTCGATCTATTTTCGACATGGGGTAATTGTTCGCTCATTTCTCATACCACGAGCGTTCTGGCACACCGGTTGCAACACATCTGATTACTTCTCGGACGATCCAAGAAGGCCTGTCTGCCGGCGAATAGTTGTCTATTGGCAGACTACCGCTGAGGAAAAAATCATGGCACTCGAAACCAAAACCAAGCTCACGCCTGAGTCACTTGCCAGTGTGCAAGAGCTCATCAAGATTAACGTCGACAGCCGCGACACATTCCAAGAACTCGCGGATGCGACCGGCAATTCTTCGGTTGCCATCATGTTCCGAGAACTTGCCAGCGAACGCAATCGAAACGTTGCTGAGCTGGAATCTCTGTTGAGCTTCAATCGAACAAAGCCTGACGAAAGTGGCAGTGTTTCGGCCACGTGGCATCGCATTCTGATCGGTCTTCGATCGGCATTGGGTGCCGGAACAGGTGTCATGTTAGACGAAGCGGAAAGCGTCGAAGAGAACATCGAACACAAGTACGAAGAAGTGCTGAAACGGGAACCTGGTTCGGCCGTCAGCGACATTCTTCATCGTCAATACAGCGGAGTACGGTCGGCTCACGAACGCATTCGAGCCATCCGAGACGCCCATCGCCGAGCAACTTAGTTTGGCCTGGGCAGCATCGCTTGTTTACCCTGAACTTCCCGATTGAAAAGGAATAGAACAATGACCGCGGTTACGAAAAATGAAGGTACAGCTGACATCCTGCGAATTCTTTTGGCGATCATCCTGCCGCCAGTAGGTGTGTTTTTTGAAGTGGGGCTTGGTCTTCACTTTTGGCTGAATATCTTGCTGACCCTGTTCGGTTACGTCCCAGGTATCATCCACGCTGTGTGGGTCATCCTGCGTAAGTAACGGACAACCTCGCTGAAGAGTTCACCGCTCACGAAGGTGCGAACGCGCAGCTTCGTGGGCGTTTTTATGCGCTAGCCGCCGATGAGCTGATGCTTGCTGTAGATCGGCAAGTGGCGGTAATAGACTTCGAGCATGTACGTGCAGAGGCAAGTCATGAACAACCGGCCTGCTTTCACGCCGTTTTCGTCTCGGGCAGGATCCCAGCTTCCCTTTTCTCGACCGCGTTGAACCTGATTCTCGGGAATAATCTGCCGCATCTCTTTGTTCCAGTTTCGCCAGGAGTCTCCTTCCATGTGGTGCGCAACCTGGGTGGCATAGTA is a window of Bremerella sp. TYQ1 DNA encoding:
- a CDS encoding DUF3309 family protein; the protein is MGLLEIVLLIVLIMILLGAVPAWPHSRNWGYAPSGGVLTILVIVLLLILLF
- a CDS encoding PA2169 family four-helix-bundle protein, whose translation is MALETKTKLTPESLASVQELIKINVDSRDTFQELADATGNSSVAIMFRELASERNRNVAELESLLSFNRTKPDESGSVSATWHRILIGLRSALGAGTGVMLDEAESVEENIEHKYEEVLKREPGSAVSDILHRQYSGVRSAHERIRAIRDAHRRAT
- a CDS encoding YqaE/Pmp3 family membrane protein translates to MTAVTKNEGTADILRILLAIILPPVGVFFEVGLGLHFWLNILLTLFGYVPGIIHAVWVILRK